In Silene latifolia isolate original U9 population chromosome 6, ASM4854445v1, whole genome shotgun sequence, the genomic window TCCACATCTCCAGGCAGCTCTTCATTTGATACGCTATCTGAAAGGAACTATTAACCTGGGTTTATTCTATCCTTCCTCTAATGATCTCACTGTCACTGGGTATTGTGATGCTGACTGGGGTACCTGTGCTTACACAGGGCGTTCCTTAACTGGTTATTGTGTCTTCTTAGGTCCCTCTCTTATCTCTTGGAAGACCAAGAAACAGGCCACAGTCAGCAAGTCTTCTGCGGAATCTGAGTACCGCAGCATGAGTCAAACTTCAAGTGAATTGGTATGGATCAATGAACTTCTCAAGGAATTACATGTCTCATTATCTTTACCCATCACTTCGCATTGTGACAACAAGGCGGCTCAACATATTCTTGCAAATCCGTCTTCCATGAACGTACCAAGCATCTCAAGCTCGATTGTCATTACATTCGAGAACGTATCTGAGAGGGCTGCTCAGGACAGCTCATGTTTCAAGTCATTCGCAGATTGCTGATGTTTTTACCAAGGCATTAGGAGAACAACAGCACTTTCATT contains:
- the LOC141587481 gene encoding secreted RxLR effector protein 161-like, translating into MEDCHPAKFPLPRGLRLTTDEGEVLQHAERPKESSQFLAQPRVPHLQAALHLIRYLKGTINLGLFYPSSNDLTVTGYCDADWGTCAYTGRSLTGYCVFLGPSLISWKTKKQATVSKSSAESEYRSMSQTSSELVWINELLKELHVSLSLPITSHCDNKAAQHILANPSSMNVPSISSSIVITFENVSERAAQDSSCFKSFADC